The following proteins are encoded in a genomic region of Oncorhynchus kisutch isolate 150728-3 linkage group LG18, Okis_V2, whole genome shotgun sequence:
- the LOC109880239 gene encoding alpha-2-macroglobulin-like isoform X6: MQGEGKFSCEKDGIVLAHYIIQGVELKKGQTTLDFFYLVISRGSIRQHGRLPVTIKERKVNQGQLMLSLQRMPELTPFAQVVVYTVLPDGEAVADSQDFPIHLCLKNKVSLKFSSLQELPGEKTSLSLQAHPGSLCSLRAIDQSVLLLQPEQELSLDSVFSQLPVQKLSGYSYMVEDPYPCLQYPPRFEEAMIMPLPPVPKLVDELVVPDWGRHSFRFGPSDDKNDVYSIFKEVGIKILTNSDVKKPYHCIIPFSMEYDEEIDAPVSMANMMPETSAARASDGPKETVRTYFPETWIWDLIPVGHTGKVNVEKTVPDTITKWAAGAFCTSPVGFGLAPNTGLTAFQPFFVSLTLPYSVIRGEMFTLKATVFNYLSKCIMVKVTLAESNQFIARPCEGCQYTLCLCAEESRTFKWILTPTALGEVSVKVSAEALKTEKLCGNEVATVPEKGRIDTVVQTLLVEAEGTQETVSHNALLCPAEGPVEKDISLKLPKVFVEGSAKASLSVLGDLMGRAMKNLDSLLQMPYGCGEQNMVLFAPNIYILNYLQSTRQLTKEIQTRATGFLDSGYQRELNYKHDDGSYSAFGKSDESGNTWLTSFVLKSFGGAKPYIFVDPAHMAQAKAWLASHQQTDGCIASVGKLFHNGMKGGVGDQVSLTAYITAALLELDGNTSDPMVEKSLMCLKAAVSDKLENTYTIALLSYTFTLAQNQDMRAKLITHLDKIAATSGGNRHWERPEASGTKTDSLEVEMTSYVLLALLSGPTMPGFGLDYSTGIVRWLAQQQNPYGGFASTQDTVVALQALAKYGAATFSPEGASTVSVSSAGGLKMKFTVNQNNRLLYQEVQLREVPGDYNIKAQGKSCVFVQIAMHYNIPPPPDFSAFNISTQTLGKCDGTKKSLIVSVDVRYNGRREETNMVIINVKLLSGFVLDKSSLGPLKNDPTVKRVDLEEGHVIIYLDGLKQKETKTYSLAIEEDVPVRNLKPAVVKVYDYYQTSDEAVSEYSSPCAE, from the exons ATGCAGGGCGAAGGGAAGTTCTCCTGTGAGAAGGACGGTATTGTTCTTGCTCACTACATCATCCAAGGGGTGGAGCTGAAAAAGGGACAGACGACCCTGGACTTTTTCTATCTG GTTATATCTAGAGGCAGCATTCGGCAGCACGGCCGTCTTCCTGTGACCATTAAAGAAAGAAAAG TTAACCAAGGGCAGCTGATGCTCTCGCTGCAGCGGATGCCTGAGCTGACCCCTTTTGCCCAGGTAGTGGTGTACACCGTGTTGCCTGATGGGGAGGCAGTAGCAGACAGCCAAGACTTCCCCATTCACCTCTGCCTTAAAAACAAG gTGTCCCTGAAGTTCTCGTCCCTCCAGGAGTTGCCAGGGGAGAAGACCTCTCTGAGCCTCCAGGCCCACCCAgggtctctgtgttctctcaggGCCATCGACCAGAGTGTGCTCCTGCTGCAGCCTGAACAGGAGCTCAGCCTAGACTCT GTCTTCAGTCAGCTGCCTGTTCAGAAGTTGTCTGGATATTCATACATGGTAGAAGACCCCTACCCATGCCTTCAATATCCTCCAAGATTTGAAGAGGCGATGATTATGCCCCTTCCACCTGTACCAAAATTGGTCGATGAGTTGGTTGTACCTGATTGGGGGAGACACTCATTCAGGTTTGGCCCCAGCGACGACAAAAACGATGTCTACAGCATCTTTAAA GAAGTTGGAATCAAGATCCTGACCAACTCTGACGTGAAAAAACCTTACCACTGTATTATACCCTTTTCAATGGAATATGACG AAGAAATTGATGCTCCAGTGTCAATGGCCAACATGATGCCAGAGACCTCAGCCGCTAGAGCCTCTGACGGGCCTAAGGAGACCGTCCGCACGTACTTCCCTGAGACCTGGATCTGGGACCTGATTCCTGTGGG ACATACAGGAAAAGTGAATGTTGAGAAGACTGTCCCAGACACCATCACTAAGTGGGCTGCAGGGGCGTTCTGTACTTCCCCAGTGGGTTTTGGCCTGGCTCCCAACACTGGCCTCACTGCCTTCCAACCCTTCTTTGTGAGCCTGACGCTGCCCTACTCTGTCATCCGGGGGGAGATGTTCACACTCAAGGCCACAGTGTTCAACTACCTCTCCAAGTGTATCATG GTGAAGGTGACTCTAGCTGAGTCGAACCAGTTCATAGCCAGGCCATGTGAAGGCTGCCAGtacacactgtgtctgtgtgctgaaGAGAGCAGGACCTTCAAGTGGATCCTCACCCCAACTGCTCTAG GGGAGGTGAGTGTGAAAGTGAGCGCCGAGGCATTGAAAACTGAGAAGCTCTGCGGCAACGAGGTGGCCACGGTGCCAGAGAAAGGACGTATTGACACCGTTGTGCAAACACTGCTGGTGGAG GCTGAGGGAACCCAGGAGACGGTCAGCCACAacgctctgctctgccctgcag AGGGCCCAGTGGAGAAGGACATCTCTCTGAAGCTGCCTAAGGTGTTTGTGGAAGGCTCTGCCAAGGCCTCCCTCTCAGTACTGG GTGACCTGATGGGTCGGGCCATGAAGAACCTGGACAGCCTGTTGCAGATGCCCTATGGCTGTGGAGAGCAGAACATGGTGCTTTTTGCTCCCAACATCTACATCCTCAACTACCTGCAAAGCACCAGGCAGCTCACCAAGGAGATCCAGACCAGGGCCACAGGCTTCCTAGACAGTG GCTACCAGAGAGAGCTCAACTACAAGCATGACGATGGCTCCTACAGTGCCTTTGGGAAGAGCGATGAGTCTGGAAACACGTG GCTCACCTCCTTTGTGCTGAAGTCCTTTGGAGGGGCCAAGCCCTACATCTTTGTGGACCCCGCCCACATGGCCCAGGCCAAGGCCTGGTTGGCCAGTCACCAGCAGACGGATGGCTGCATCGCGTCAGTGGGCAAACTCTTCCATAACGGCATGAAG GGAGGTGTTGGGGATCAAGTGTCACTCACTGCCTACATCACCGctgcactgctggagctggaTGGCAACACTTCT GACCCCATGGTGGAGAAGAGTTTGATGTGTCTGAAGGCAGCAGTGTCTGACAAGCTGGAGAACACCTACACCATAGCCCTGCTATCTTACACCTTCACCCTGGCCCAAAACCAGGATATGAGGGCCAAGCTcatcacccacctggacaagataGCTGCTACCTCCG GTGGCAATCGTCACTGGGAGAGACCAGAGGCTTCTGGGACAAAGACGGACTCTCTGGAGGTGGAGATGACATCCTATGTGCTGCTGGCGCTGCTCTCCGGTCCCACCATGCCAGGCTTTGGGCTGGACTACTCTACTGGCATCGTCCGCTGGCTGGCCCAGCAGCAGAACCCCTACGGAGGATTCGCCTCCACACAG GACACAGTGGTTGCACTGCAGGCCCTGGCCAAGTACGGTGCTGCCACCTTCAGTCCAGAGGGCGCCAGTACAGTCAGTGTGAGCTCGGCCGGCGGCCTGAAGATGAAGTTTACTGTGAATCAGAACAACAGGCTGCTCTATCAGGAGGTTCAGCTGAGGGAGGTCCCTGGGGACTACAACATCAAGGCACAGGGCAAGAGCTGCGTGTTTGTGCAG ATCGCCATGCACTACAATATTCCCCCTCCTCCTGACTTCTCTGCTTTCAACATCTCAACACAGACGCTTGGGAAATGTGACGGCACCAAGAAATCTCTGATCGTGTCTGTGGATGTCAG GTACAATGGTCGGCGAGAGGAGACCAACATGGTGATCATCAATGTCAAGCTTCTCTCCGGCTTCGTCCTGGACAAGTCCTCCCTCGGGCCT TTGAAAAATGACCCCACTGTCAAACGTGTTGACCTGGAGGAAGGACATGTCATCATCTACCTAGATGGG CTCAAGCAGAAGGAAACAAAGACGTACAGCCTGGCCATAGAGGAGGATGTGCCTGTGAGGAATCTGAAACCAGCTGTGGTGAAGGTGTATGACTACTACCAGACAA GTGATGAAGCTGTGAGTGAATACAGCTCCCCGTGTGCAGA GTGA
- the LOC109880239 gene encoding alpha-2-macroglobulin-like isoform X3, whose amino-acid sequence MQGEGKFSCEKDGIVLAHYIIQGVELKKGQTTLDFFYLVISRGSIRQHGRLPVTIKERKVNQGQLMLSLQRMPELTPFAQVVVYTVLPDGEAVADSQDFPIHLCLKNKVSLKFSSLQELPGEKTSLSLQAHPGSLCSLRAIDQSVLLLQPEQELSLDSVFSQLPVQKLSGYSYMVEDPYPCLQYPPRFEEAMIMPLPPVPKLVDELVVPDWGRHSFRFGPSDDKNDVYSIFKEVGIKILTNSDVKKPYHCIIPFSMEYDGMVEEVEEIDAPVSMANMMPETSAARASDGPKETVRTYFPETWIWDLIPVGHTGKVNVEKTVPDTITKWAAGAFCTSPVGFGLAPNTGLTAFQPFFVSLTLPYSVIRGEMFTLKATVFNYLSKCIMVKVTLAESNQFIARPCEGCQYTLCLCAEESRTFKWILTPTALGEVSVKVSAEALKTEKLCGNEVATVPEKGRIDTVVQTLLVEAEGTQETVSHNALLCPAEGPVEKDISLKLPKVFVEGSAKASLSVLGDLMGRAMKNLDSLLQMPYGCGEQNMVLFAPNIYILNYLQSTRQLTKEIQTRATGFLDSGYQRELNYKHDDGSYSAFGKSDESGNTWLTSFVLKSFGGAKPYIFVDPAHMAQAKAWLASHQQTDGCIASVGKLFHNGMKGGVGDQVSLTAYITAALLELDGNTSDPMVEKSLMCLKAAVSDKLENTYTIALLSYTFTLAQNQDMRAKLITHLDKIAATSGGNRHWERPEASGTKTDSLEVEMTSYVLLALLSGPTMPGFGLDYSTGIVRWLAQQQNPYGGFASTQDTVVALQALAKYGAATFSPEGASTVSVSSAGGLKMKFTVNQNNRLLYQEVQLREVPGDYNIKAQGKSCVFVQIAMHYNIPPPPDFSAFNISTQTLGKCDGTKKSLIVSVDVRYNGRREETNMVIINVKLLSGFVLDKSSLGPLKNDPTVKRVDLEEGHVIIYLDGLKQKETKTYSLAIEEDVPVRNLKPAVVKVYDYYQTSDEAVSEYSSPCAE is encoded by the exons ATGCAGGGCGAAGGGAAGTTCTCCTGTGAGAAGGACGGTATTGTTCTTGCTCACTACATCATCCAAGGGGTGGAGCTGAAAAAGGGACAGACGACCCTGGACTTTTTCTATCTG GTTATATCTAGAGGCAGCATTCGGCAGCACGGCCGTCTTCCTGTGACCATTAAAGAAAGAAAAG TTAACCAAGGGCAGCTGATGCTCTCGCTGCAGCGGATGCCTGAGCTGACCCCTTTTGCCCAGGTAGTGGTGTACACCGTGTTGCCTGATGGGGAGGCAGTAGCAGACAGCCAAGACTTCCCCATTCACCTCTGCCTTAAAAACAAG gTGTCCCTGAAGTTCTCGTCCCTCCAGGAGTTGCCAGGGGAGAAGACCTCTCTGAGCCTCCAGGCCCACCCAgggtctctgtgttctctcaggGCCATCGACCAGAGTGTGCTCCTGCTGCAGCCTGAACAGGAGCTCAGCCTAGACTCT GTCTTCAGTCAGCTGCCTGTTCAGAAGTTGTCTGGATATTCATACATGGTAGAAGACCCCTACCCATGCCTTCAATATCCTCCAAGATTTGAAGAGGCGATGATTATGCCCCTTCCACCTGTACCAAAATTGGTCGATGAGTTGGTTGTACCTGATTGGGGGAGACACTCATTCAGGTTTGGCCCCAGCGACGACAAAAACGATGTCTACAGCATCTTTAAA GAAGTTGGAATCAAGATCCTGACCAACTCTGACGTGAAAAAACCTTACCACTGTATTATACCCTTTTCAATGGAATATGACGGTATGGTAGAAGAGG TAGAAGAAATTGATGCTCCAGTGTCAATGGCCAACATGATGCCAGAGACCTCAGCCGCTAGAGCCTCTGACGGGCCTAAGGAGACCGTCCGCACGTACTTCCCTGAGACCTGGATCTGGGACCTGATTCCTGTGGG ACATACAGGAAAAGTGAATGTTGAGAAGACTGTCCCAGACACCATCACTAAGTGGGCTGCAGGGGCGTTCTGTACTTCCCCAGTGGGTTTTGGCCTGGCTCCCAACACTGGCCTCACTGCCTTCCAACCCTTCTTTGTGAGCCTGACGCTGCCCTACTCTGTCATCCGGGGGGAGATGTTCACACTCAAGGCCACAGTGTTCAACTACCTCTCCAAGTGTATCATG GTGAAGGTGACTCTAGCTGAGTCGAACCAGTTCATAGCCAGGCCATGTGAAGGCTGCCAGtacacactgtgtctgtgtgctgaaGAGAGCAGGACCTTCAAGTGGATCCTCACCCCAACTGCTCTAG GGGAGGTGAGTGTGAAAGTGAGCGCCGAGGCATTGAAAACTGAGAAGCTCTGCGGCAACGAGGTGGCCACGGTGCCAGAGAAAGGACGTATTGACACCGTTGTGCAAACACTGCTGGTGGAG GCTGAGGGAACCCAGGAGACGGTCAGCCACAacgctctgctctgccctgcag AGGGCCCAGTGGAGAAGGACATCTCTCTGAAGCTGCCTAAGGTGTTTGTGGAAGGCTCTGCCAAGGCCTCCCTCTCAGTACTGG GTGACCTGATGGGTCGGGCCATGAAGAACCTGGACAGCCTGTTGCAGATGCCCTATGGCTGTGGAGAGCAGAACATGGTGCTTTTTGCTCCCAACATCTACATCCTCAACTACCTGCAAAGCACCAGGCAGCTCACCAAGGAGATCCAGACCAGGGCCACAGGCTTCCTAGACAGTG GCTACCAGAGAGAGCTCAACTACAAGCATGACGATGGCTCCTACAGTGCCTTTGGGAAGAGCGATGAGTCTGGAAACACGTG GCTCACCTCCTTTGTGCTGAAGTCCTTTGGAGGGGCCAAGCCCTACATCTTTGTGGACCCCGCCCACATGGCCCAGGCCAAGGCCTGGTTGGCCAGTCACCAGCAGACGGATGGCTGCATCGCGTCAGTGGGCAAACTCTTCCATAACGGCATGAAG GGAGGTGTTGGGGATCAAGTGTCACTCACTGCCTACATCACCGctgcactgctggagctggaTGGCAACACTTCT GACCCCATGGTGGAGAAGAGTTTGATGTGTCTGAAGGCAGCAGTGTCTGACAAGCTGGAGAACACCTACACCATAGCCCTGCTATCTTACACCTTCACCCTGGCCCAAAACCAGGATATGAGGGCCAAGCTcatcacccacctggacaagataGCTGCTACCTCCG GTGGCAATCGTCACTGGGAGAGACCAGAGGCTTCTGGGACAAAGACGGACTCTCTGGAGGTGGAGATGACATCCTATGTGCTGCTGGCGCTGCTCTCCGGTCCCACCATGCCAGGCTTTGGGCTGGACTACTCTACTGGCATCGTCCGCTGGCTGGCCCAGCAGCAGAACCCCTACGGAGGATTCGCCTCCACACAG GACACAGTGGTTGCACTGCAGGCCCTGGCCAAGTACGGTGCTGCCACCTTCAGTCCAGAGGGCGCCAGTACAGTCAGTGTGAGCTCGGCCGGCGGCCTGAAGATGAAGTTTACTGTGAATCAGAACAACAGGCTGCTCTATCAGGAGGTTCAGCTGAGGGAGGTCCCTGGGGACTACAACATCAAGGCACAGGGCAAGAGCTGCGTGTTTGTGCAG ATCGCCATGCACTACAATATTCCCCCTCCTCCTGACTTCTCTGCTTTCAACATCTCAACACAGACGCTTGGGAAATGTGACGGCACCAAGAAATCTCTGATCGTGTCTGTGGATGTCAG GTACAATGGTCGGCGAGAGGAGACCAACATGGTGATCATCAATGTCAAGCTTCTCTCCGGCTTCGTCCTGGACAAGTCCTCCCTCGGGCCT TTGAAAAATGACCCCACTGTCAAACGTGTTGACCTGGAGGAAGGACATGTCATCATCTACCTAGATGGG CTCAAGCAGAAGGAAACAAAGACGTACAGCCTGGCCATAGAGGAGGATGTGCCTGTGAGGAATCTGAAACCAGCTGTGGTGAAGGTGTATGACTACTACCAGACAA GTGATGAAGCTGTGAGTGAATACAGCTCCCCGTGTGCAGA GTGA
- the LOC109880239 gene encoding alpha-2-macroglobulin-like isoform X7: MVEDPYPCLQYPPRFEEAMIMPLPPVPKLVDELVVPDWGRHSFRFGPSDDKNDVYSIFKEVGIKILTNSDVKKPYHCIIPFSMEYDAIQFKSVEEIDAPVSMANMMPETSAARASDGPKETVRTYFPETWIWDLIPVGHTGKVNVEKTVPDTITKWAAGAFCTSPVGFGLAPNTGLTAFQPFFVSLTLPYSVIRGEMFTLKATVFNYLSKCIMVKVTLAESNQFIARPCEGCQYTLCLCAEESRTFKWILTPTALGEVSVKVSAEALKTEKLCGNEVATVPEKGRIDTVVQTLLVEAEGTQETVSHNALLCPAEGPVEKDISLKLPKVFVEGSAKASLSVLGDLMGRAMKNLDSLLQMPYGCGEQNMVLFAPNIYILNYLQSTRQLTKEIQTRATGFLDSGYQRELNYKHDDGSYSAFGKSDESGNTWLTSFVLKSFGGAKPYIFVDPAHMAQAKAWLASHQQTDGCIASVGKLFHNGMKGGVGDQVSLTAYITAALLELDGNTSDPMVEKSLMCLKAAVSDKLENTYTIALLSYTFTLAQNQDMRAKLITHLDKIAATSGGNRHWERPEASGTKTDSLEVEMTSYVLLALLSGPTMPGFGLDYSTGIVRWLAQQQNPYGGFASTQDTVVALQALAKYGAATFSPEGASTVSVSSAGGLKMKFTVNQNNRLLYQEVQLREVPGDYNIKAQGKSCVFVQIAMHYNIPPPPDFSAFNISTQTLGKCDGTKKSLIVSVDVRYNGRREETNMVIINVKLLSGFVLDKSSLGPLKNDPTVKRVDLEEGHVIIYLDGLKQKETKTYSLAIEEDVPVRNLKPAVVKVYDYYQTSDEAVSEYSSPCAE; this comes from the exons ATGGTAGAAGACCCCTACCCATGCCTTCAATATCCTCCAAGATTTGAAGAGGCGATGATTATGCCCCTTCCACCTGTACCAAAATTGGTCGATGAGTTGGTTGTACCTGATTGGGGGAGACACTCATTCAGGTTTGGCCCCAGCGACGACAAAAACGATGTCTACAGCATCTTTAAA GAAGTTGGAATCAAGATCCTGACCAACTCTGACGTGAAAAAACCTTACCACTGTATTATACCCTTTTCAATGGAATATGACG CTATTCAATTTAAATCAGTAGAAGAAATTGATGCTCCAGTGTCAATGGCCAACATGATGCCAGAGACCTCAGCCGCTAGAGCCTCTGACGGGCCTAAGGAGACCGTCCGCACGTACTTCCCTGAGACCTGGATCTGGGACCTGATTCCTGTGGG ACATACAGGAAAAGTGAATGTTGAGAAGACTGTCCCAGACACCATCACTAAGTGGGCTGCAGGGGCGTTCTGTACTTCCCCAGTGGGTTTTGGCCTGGCTCCCAACACTGGCCTCACTGCCTTCCAACCCTTCTTTGTGAGCCTGACGCTGCCCTACTCTGTCATCCGGGGGGAGATGTTCACACTCAAGGCCACAGTGTTCAACTACCTCTCCAAGTGTATCATG GTGAAGGTGACTCTAGCTGAGTCGAACCAGTTCATAGCCAGGCCATGTGAAGGCTGCCAGtacacactgtgtctgtgtgctgaaGAGAGCAGGACCTTCAAGTGGATCCTCACCCCAACTGCTCTAG GGGAGGTGAGTGTGAAAGTGAGCGCCGAGGCATTGAAAACTGAGAAGCTCTGCGGCAACGAGGTGGCCACGGTGCCAGAGAAAGGACGTATTGACACCGTTGTGCAAACACTGCTGGTGGAG GCTGAGGGAACCCAGGAGACGGTCAGCCACAacgctctgctctgccctgcag AGGGCCCAGTGGAGAAGGACATCTCTCTGAAGCTGCCTAAGGTGTTTGTGGAAGGCTCTGCCAAGGCCTCCCTCTCAGTACTGG GTGACCTGATGGGTCGGGCCATGAAGAACCTGGACAGCCTGTTGCAGATGCCCTATGGCTGTGGAGAGCAGAACATGGTGCTTTTTGCTCCCAACATCTACATCCTCAACTACCTGCAAAGCACCAGGCAGCTCACCAAGGAGATCCAGACCAGGGCCACAGGCTTCCTAGACAGTG GCTACCAGAGAGAGCTCAACTACAAGCATGACGATGGCTCCTACAGTGCCTTTGGGAAGAGCGATGAGTCTGGAAACACGTG GCTCACCTCCTTTGTGCTGAAGTCCTTTGGAGGGGCCAAGCCCTACATCTTTGTGGACCCCGCCCACATGGCCCAGGCCAAGGCCTGGTTGGCCAGTCACCAGCAGACGGATGGCTGCATCGCGTCAGTGGGCAAACTCTTCCATAACGGCATGAAG GGAGGTGTTGGGGATCAAGTGTCACTCACTGCCTACATCACCGctgcactgctggagctggaTGGCAACACTTCT GACCCCATGGTGGAGAAGAGTTTGATGTGTCTGAAGGCAGCAGTGTCTGACAAGCTGGAGAACACCTACACCATAGCCCTGCTATCTTACACCTTCACCCTGGCCCAAAACCAGGATATGAGGGCCAAGCTcatcacccacctggacaagataGCTGCTACCTCCG GTGGCAATCGTCACTGGGAGAGACCAGAGGCTTCTGGGACAAAGACGGACTCTCTGGAGGTGGAGATGACATCCTATGTGCTGCTGGCGCTGCTCTCCGGTCCCACCATGCCAGGCTTTGGGCTGGACTACTCTACTGGCATCGTCCGCTGGCTGGCCCAGCAGCAGAACCCCTACGGAGGATTCGCCTCCACACAG GACACAGTGGTTGCACTGCAGGCCCTGGCCAAGTACGGTGCTGCCACCTTCAGTCCAGAGGGCGCCAGTACAGTCAGTGTGAGCTCGGCCGGCGGCCTGAAGATGAAGTTTACTGTGAATCAGAACAACAGGCTGCTCTATCAGGAGGTTCAGCTGAGGGAGGTCCCTGGGGACTACAACATCAAGGCACAGGGCAAGAGCTGCGTGTTTGTGCAG ATCGCCATGCACTACAATATTCCCCCTCCTCCTGACTTCTCTGCTTTCAACATCTCAACACAGACGCTTGGGAAATGTGACGGCACCAAGAAATCTCTGATCGTGTCTGTGGATGTCAG GTACAATGGTCGGCGAGAGGAGACCAACATGGTGATCATCAATGTCAAGCTTCTCTCCGGCTTCGTCCTGGACAAGTCCTCCCTCGGGCCT TTGAAAAATGACCCCACTGTCAAACGTGTTGACCTGGAGGAAGGACATGTCATCATCTACCTAGATGGG CTCAAGCAGAAGGAAACAAAGACGTACAGCCTGGCCATAGAGGAGGATGTGCCTGTGAGGAATCTGAAACCAGCTGTGGTGAAGGTGTATGACTACTACCAGACAA GTGATGAAGCTGTGAGTGAATACAGCTCCCCGTGTGCAGA GTGA